One genomic segment of uncultured Desulfobacter sp. includes these proteins:
- the nhaD gene encoding sodium:proton antiporter NhaD: MHTLLIVVFIIAYSAIAFEHPLRVNKSASALLGAGIMWTIYAVSTDNHHLVTEQLNENLAATAQIIFFLLGAMTIVELVDAHDGFEVITSRITTTSQSVLIVLIGIVTFFLSAMLDNLTTTIVMVSLTKKLLDNHDDRLIFAGVIIIAANAGGAWSPIGDVTTTMLWIGGQITSLGVVKSVFLASVANLIIPLIIVSFMLRGKPVGEKAAPVGPRATTKVERNLMFTVGLGSLIMVPVFKEITQLPPFMGILCGLGVLWLVGELVHRHKSDEEKQPLTMVHALTKIDMASIIFFVGILLAVATLEDTNILSTLATYLNQTIGQQSIIVPMIGVISSIIDNVPLVAASMGMYDIHQFPTDNFLWTFLAFCAGTGGSLLIVGSAAGVAAMGLEKINFFWYVKKISGLAALGYIAGILVFLVQFRLLHG, from the coding sequence ATGCATACATTATTAATTGTTGTCTTTATTATAGCCTATTCGGCCATTGCCTTTGAGCATCCGCTCAGGGTAAACAAGTCAGCCTCCGCCCTGCTGGGCGCTGGAATTATGTGGACTATTTACGCTGTTTCCACAGACAATCACCATCTTGTGACCGAACAGCTCAATGAGAATCTTGCAGCCACTGCCCAGATTATCTTTTTTCTGCTCGGAGCCATGACCATTGTTGAGCTGGTTGATGCCCATGACGGCTTTGAGGTGATTACCTCGCGGATTACCACCACCAGCCAGAGTGTTTTGATTGTGCTCATTGGTATTGTCACTTTTTTTCTCAGTGCCATGCTGGATAACCTGACCACCACCATTGTCATGGTGTCATTGACCAAAAAACTTTTGGATAATCATGATGACCGGCTAATTTTTGCAGGCGTCATTATTATTGCCGCCAATGCCGGCGGGGCATGGTCGCCCATTGGAGATGTCACCACAACCATGCTCTGGATCGGCGGGCAGATTACTTCACTGGGCGTAGTTAAATCGGTCTTCCTGGCATCTGTTGCCAATCTTATTATTCCCTTGATTATTGTAAGTTTTATGCTGCGGGGAAAACCCGTGGGGGAAAAGGCTGCACCAGTCGGACCCAGGGCAACCACAAAAGTCGAACGCAATCTGATGTTTACTGTAGGCTTAGGCTCATTAATTATGGTGCCGGTGTTCAAAGAAATCACCCAGTTGCCGCCCTTTATGGGCATTTTGTGCGGCCTTGGGGTACTCTGGCTGGTGGGGGAGCTTGTCCACAGACATAAGTCTGATGAAGAAAAACAGCCTTTGACCATGGTTCATGCCCTGACCAAAATCGATATGGCATCCATTATTTTCTTTGTCGGTATCCTGTTGGCTGTGGCAACCCTGGAAGATACCAATATTTTGAGCACACTGGCCACCTATCTTAATCAGACCATTGGTCAGCAAAGCATTATTGTTCCGATGATCGGTGTTATCAGCTCAATCATTGACAATGTGCCCCTGGTGGCCGCATCAATGGGGATGTATGATATCCATCAATTTCCCACAGATAACTTTTTGTGGACCTTCCTGGCTTTCTGCGCAGGAACCGGCGGCTCTTTGCTGATTGTTGGTTCGGCTGCCGGGGTGGCTGCTATGGGCCTGGAGAAAATTAACTTTTTCTGGTATGTGAAAAAAATCAGCGGCCTGGCAGCTCTTGGTTATATCGCAGGTATACTGGTATTTCTGGTTCAGTTCAGACTGCTCCACGGTTGA
- a CDS encoding gamma carbonic anhydrase family protein, translated as MTLYAYKNIQPNIHDSVFIAPTAQIIGDVHIAKDASVWFQTVMRGDTATITIGERTNIQDLSMCHADPGIPLTVGKGVTIGHQCCLHGCTIEDDCLIGMGATVMNQAVIGTGSVVAAGAVVLEKTIIPPYSLVIGSPGKVKKTYEDKEEIKQMMKISSNHYAGNAKTFADKNLFYEIKQ; from the coding sequence ATGACGTTGTACGCATACAAAAATATTCAGCCCAACATTCATGATTCCGTATTTATTGCACCAACGGCTCAAATCATTGGTGATGTGCATATCGCTAAAGACGCTTCAGTCTGGTTTCAAACCGTTATGCGGGGGGATACAGCTACAATCACCATCGGTGAAAGGACAAATATCCAAGACCTGTCCATGTGCCATGCTGATCCAGGTATTCCTTTAACGGTGGGTAAAGGCGTTACCATCGGCCATCAGTGCTGTCTCCATGGCTGCACCATTGAAGACGACTGTTTGATCGGTATGGGTGCCACTGTAATGAATCAGGCGGTCATCGGCACCGGATCTGTTGTCGCGGCGGGGGCGGTGGTGCTGGAAAAAACAATTATTCCGCCATACTCCCTTGTCATCGGATCCCCGGGAAAGGTGAAAAAGACCTATGAAGACAAAGAAGAAATTAAACAGATGATGAAAATTTCTTCCAACCACTATGCCGGAAACGCCAAAACCTTTGCCGACAAAAATCTGTTTTATGAAATAAAACAGTGA
- a CDS encoding PaaI family thioesterase — protein sequence MFDYPLYLKQLTAGEPVNNPFLDFLQIKVEAVEKGYARFSMEIQPEYLQGAGIMQGGLGVALSSEATAHAVMSTLAPGENLTTIELKNNFLSMASKGRLIAEATVFKRGQTLVLVDCIVKDDTGKDISKSSATLMVIPPNAS from the coding sequence ATGTTTGACTACCCCTTATACCTAAAACAGCTGACCGCAGGAGAACCGGTCAACAACCCGTTTCTGGATTTTTTACAGATAAAGGTCGAGGCGGTTGAAAAAGGATATGCACGGTTCAGCATGGAAATCCAGCCTGAATATCTCCAGGGTGCCGGCATCATGCAAGGCGGTCTAGGCGTTGCCTTATCGAGTGAAGCAACCGCCCATGCGGTGATGAGCACCCTGGCACCAGGCGAAAACCTGACAACCATTGAACTGAAAAACAACTTTCTTTCCATGGCGTCCAAGGGCCGTCTGATCGCCGAAGCCACGGTGTTCAAACGGGGCCAGACCCTTGTTCTTGTGGACTGCATAGTCAAAGATGACACAGGCAAAGATATTTCAAAAAGCAGTGCCACCTTGATGGTGATTCCGCCAAATGCAAGTTAG
- a CDS encoding EF-hand domain-containing protein yields MKSNNCFLTLVAFFMMFSSIVANQALASSCNKGNDPTANGHGQFNKQFKDIDVNSDNTLSFDEFKTAFPSSEQKAFDYLDSDKNKALSHEEWRQFKEMHKGMGKYHKQKYHTNKLPDPSKFNAHFPDMDSDNNDRVTLEEFKASFPDASEHEDVFNAIDLDRNGDLDHDEWHEFKAAHGVKHMD; encoded by the coding sequence ATGAAAAGTAATAATTGTTTTTTGACACTGGTGGCATTTTTCATGATGTTTTCAAGTATAGTTGCCAACCAAGCACTTGCCTCATCATGTAACAAAGGAAACGATCCAACTGCAAACGGGCATGGGCAGTTTAACAAGCAGTTTAAAGATATAGATGTTAATAGCGACAACACCTTAAGCTTCGATGAGTTCAAAACTGCATTCCCTTCGAGTGAACAAAAGGCATTTGATTACCTTGACAGTGATAAAAATAAGGCCTTAAGTCATGAAGAATGGCGTCAATTTAAAGAAATGCATAAAGGAATGGGAAAATATCATAAACAAAAATATCATACGAATAAGCTTCCTGACCCTTCGAAATTTAACGCCCATTTTCCTGACATGGATAGTGACAATAATGATCGGGTGACTCTCGAAGAATTCAAAGCTTCTTTTCCAGACGCATCAGAACATGAAGATGTGTTCAATGCGATAGATCTTGATAGAAACGGTGATTTAGACCATGATGAGTGGCATGAATTCAAAGCTGCACATGGGGTCAAGCACATGGATTAG
- a CDS encoding dihydrolipoyl dehydrogenase, with product MSKEYDVAIIGAGTAGLTAQEEVVKHTDNYVLIDDGPLGTTCARVGCMPSKALIAVADDFHKCTFFDEYGINGARGLIPDYKRIMARVRSMRDEFSGGVIQEMSGFMDKVIRKRARFLDPNTLDLGDETIRAKSIIIASGSKPLIPDSWLPFKEFIIDTDQFFELETLPQTMAVFGLGVIGIELGQALHRLGVQVTMVSRRKTAGGLTDPKLAEYAFDHFSNEMHIERGTAEILGRTETGLKVGCGSKRWTVDRVLIATGRQPVLQGLNLESLNVNLDAKGMPVFDHETLQVGNLPVFLAGDVNGLNPILHEAADDGTIAGYNACAGTTTRFKKRMSLQITFSSPDIAIAGMSHKALTEKGIDYVVGEASWEELGRARMILGKAAGRARIYAEPQKGRLLGAEMMAPAGEHMAHLLAWAMGANLTIKEILGMPFYHPVPEEALLDAFFQIAAQINEPVPMPILKKIKDRSHGK from the coding sequence ATGTCAAAAGAATACGATGTGGCGATTATCGGGGCAGGCACTGCCGGCCTGACGGCCCAGGAAGAGGTGGTAAAACACACAGATAACTATGTGCTCATTGATGACGGCCCCTTGGGCACCACATGTGCCAGGGTGGGTTGCATGCCATCCAAGGCGTTGATTGCCGTGGCCGATGACTTTCACAAGTGCACTTTTTTTGATGAATACGGTATTAACGGCGCCCGGGGGCTGATCCCGGATTATAAAAGGATCATGGCACGGGTCCGTTCCATGCGGGATGAATTTTCAGGCGGGGTAATCCAGGAGATGTCCGGGTTCATGGATAAGGTTATCCGGAAAAGGGCCAGGTTTCTGGACCCTAATACCCTGGATTTAGGGGACGAAACCATCCGGGCCAAAAGCATCATCATCGCCAGCGGATCAAAGCCCTTGATACCTGATTCCTGGCTGCCGTTTAAAGAGTTTATAATTGATACGGACCAATTTTTTGAACTTGAAACCCTGCCCCAGACCATGGCCGTGTTTGGGTTGGGTGTCATCGGTATTGAGCTGGGCCAGGCCCTGCATCGATTAGGGGTTCAAGTAACAATGGTCAGCCGTCGTAAAACCGCAGGCGGCCTGACCGATCCCAAACTTGCCGAATATGCTTTTGATCATTTTTCCAACGAGATGCACATTGAGCGTGGCACCGCTGAAATCCTGGGCAGGACCGAAACCGGTCTTAAAGTAGGATGCGGCAGCAAACGTTGGACCGTGGATCGGGTGCTGATAGCCACGGGCAGGCAGCCTGTGCTCCAAGGTTTAAACCTTGAAAGCTTAAACGTTAATCTGGATGCCAAAGGGATGCCGGTCTTTGATCATGAAACCCTGCAGGTAGGAAATCTGCCCGTGTTTCTGGCCGGGGATGTGAATGGCCTTAATCCCATTCTCCATGAAGCCGCAGATGACGGCACCATCGCAGGTTATAACGCCTGTGCCGGCACCACGACCCGATTTAAAAAACGGATGTCTCTGCAGATCACCTTTTCTTCGCCGGATATCGCCATCGCAGGCATGTCCCACAAGGCCCTGACGGAAAAAGGCATTGATTATGTGGTGGGCGAGGCGTCCTGGGAAGAACTTGGCCGGGCCAGAATGATACTTGGCAAGGCTGCCGGGAGGGCCAGAATTTATGCCGAACCCCAAAAGGGACGGCTCCTGGGTGCAGAGATGATGGCGCCGGCCGGCGAGCACATGGCCCATCTTCTGGCCTGGGCCATGGGAGCGAATTTGACGATCAAAGAGATTCTGGGGATGCCTTTTTACCACCCCGTGCCTGAGGAGGCTCTTTTGGATGCTTTTTTCCAGATCGCCGCACAGATTAACGAGCCTGTGCCCATGCCAATTCTGAAAAAAATAAAGGACAGGTCCCATGGAAAATAA
- the gdhA gene encoding NADP-specific glutamate dehydrogenase, with amino-acid sequence MGTIMDIVSGRDPYEKEFHQAVQEVAESVKPVLDKNPGYRHAGIMERIVEPERVIQFRVPWVDDQGQVQVNRGFRIQMNSAIGPYKGGLRFHPSVNLSILKFLAFEQVFKNALTTLPIGGGKGGSDFDPKGKSDFEVMRFCQSFMAELYRHIGQNTDVPAGDIGVGGREIGYLFGMYKKLKNEFSGVLTGKALNWGGSLIRPEATGYGSVFFADEMLGTRDDSLKDKICLVSGAGNVAQYTTEKINQLGGKVVTLSDSNGYIYDEEGIDETRLQWVMYLKNVKRARIKEYMEKYPKAQYTAFDGSFDHNPLWNHKADCAFPSATQNEINAKDAQNLVNNGVYLVSEGANMPSTPDAIDIFLDHKLLYAPGKASNAGGVAVSGLEMSQNSMRIRWSRNEVEAKLKGIMQSIHHACLDAAEEYETPGNYMNGANIAGFIKVADAMMDQGIV; translated from the coding sequence ATGGGAACCATAATGGATATTGTCAGCGGCAGAGACCCCTATGAAAAAGAATTCCACCAGGCGGTTCAAGAAGTGGCGGAATCCGTAAAACCGGTGCTTGATAAAAACCCGGGATACAGGCATGCAGGCATCATGGAACGTATTGTGGAGCCGGAACGTGTGATTCAGTTCCGGGTGCCCTGGGTGGATGATCAGGGCCAGGTGCAGGTAAACAGAGGATTTCGTATTCAAATGAATTCTGCCATCGGTCCTTACAAGGGCGGGCTGCGATTTCATCCTTCCGTGAACCTTTCCATTTTGAAATTCCTTGCCTTTGAGCAAGTATTTAAAAACGCGTTGACCACGCTTCCCATAGGTGGCGGAAAAGGCGGATCCGACTTTGACCCCAAGGGAAAATCCGATTTTGAGGTGATGCGGTTCTGCCAGAGCTTCATGGCCGAACTTTACCGTCACATCGGCCAAAACACCGATGTTCCGGCAGGGGATATTGGCGTGGGAGGCCGGGAAATCGGCTATCTTTTCGGCATGTATAAAAAGTTGAAAAATGAGTTCTCAGGCGTGCTTACAGGAAAAGCCCTGAACTGGGGCGGCTCGCTGATCCGGCCCGAGGCCACAGGCTATGGCTCTGTTTTTTTTGCCGATGAAATGCTGGGCACCCGTGATGACAGTTTGAAAGATAAAATTTGCCTGGTGTCAGGTGCCGGCAACGTGGCCCAGTATACCACGGAAAAGATCAACCAGCTGGGTGGGAAGGTGGTGACCCTCTCTGATTCCAACGGATATATCTATGACGAGGAAGGCATTGATGAAACCCGCCTGCAGTGGGTCATGTACCTTAAAAATGTTAAACGAGCACGTATTAAAGAGTATATGGAAAAATATCCCAAGGCCCAATACACTGCCTTTGACGGGAGTTTTGACCACAATCCGTTGTGGAATCATAAAGCCGATTGCGCGTTTCCTTCGGCTACTCAGAATGAAATTAATGCAAAGGATGCCCAGAATCTGGTGAATAATGGGGTATACCTTGTGTCCGAAGGGGCCAATATGCCATCAACCCCCGACGCCATTGATATTTTCCTGGATCATAAGCTGCTTTATGCCCCGGGCAAAGCATCAAATGCCGGTGGCGTGGCTGTATCCGGCCTTGAGATGTCCCAGAACTCCATGCGCATTAGATGGTCCAGGAATGAGGTTGAAGCCAAGCTTAAAGGCATCATGCAAAGCATCCACCACGCCTGTCTGGATGCGGCCGAAGAGTACGAAACCCCTGGTAATTACATGAACGGAGCCAATATCGCAGGGTTTATCAAGGTGGCGGATGCTATGATGGATCAGGGCATTGTCTGA
- a CDS encoding ABC transporter substrate-binding protein — MIKHLKYMRIVQSSPKAIRCTLVALVLIFSCNAANASDKISLQLAWKHQFQFAGYYAALHKGYYRRVGLDVSIVEGGVGKFAREEVLNGRAQYGVAGAELLLHRKDGAPFVVLAPVFQHSPSILLVRKDSGIINLQGLIGKKVMLLPGYKDADILVAFLNEGISPANYQRLDQSYNLEDLIKKRTDAVSAYVTNEPWQMRQKGVAPMVISPMVYGVDFYSDCLFTTEMEIEHHPNRVQKFLQASLLGWEYAMDHPQEIIDLLVGRYSVNKTKEHLQYEAREIRKIMMPDLVEIGHMNPGRWQHIKQTYEKLELIDADFPLDGFLYSPHDKPDYKQIKQIFFVAMGVIALFAVCSVVLFLFNRKLAAEVKERKQAQKEIAMQKERAEQYLHVATVMFVTLDVDGKINMVNEKACAILECNKEDIIGQDWFDMFVPKSVQHDVQGVFKNMINGNICGPEYYENEIITSKGEIKYIAWHNTTVRDDHGKIVSVLCSGEDLSEKRKLQDQLIQSQKMESIGRLAGGIAHEFNNILTIIIINNEMNMRELSDLSPARRRAKRIEVAGMRGRDVVKQLLTFSRQDNLTQQLTDLRSLVQGAMELIRSSTPTNIEIQLNIAKKIYPIFGNGTQINQVIINLCRNAIDAMPDRGGVLTVELLNEIVENNFVRPHPSLEPGKYAKLVVNDNGLGMDENTLERVFEPYYTTKPIGKGNGIGLAIVHGIIKRHKGFIDVHSQLGRGTTFTLFFPAYEASRPEQENQEQKTSRT; from the coding sequence GTGATAAAACATCTGAAGTATATGCGGATTGTGCAGTCATCCCCCAAAGCCATTCGCTGCACCCTGGTCGCATTGGTGTTGATTTTCAGCTGTAATGCGGCCAATGCGTCAGACAAAATATCCCTGCAGTTGGCATGGAAGCATCAATTTCAATTTGCTGGCTACTATGCAGCACTCCATAAAGGTTATTACCGCCGGGTCGGACTTGACGTTTCTATCGTTGAAGGCGGTGTCGGTAAGTTTGCCAGAGAAGAGGTCCTCAACGGTCGTGCCCAGTATGGTGTTGCCGGAGCCGAACTGCTTTTGCACCGTAAAGATGGTGCTCCTTTTGTCGTACTGGCACCTGTTTTTCAGCATTCGCCCTCAATTCTTTTAGTCAGAAAAGATTCGGGCATCATTAACCTTCAAGGGCTTATCGGCAAAAAAGTGATGCTGCTTCCCGGGTATAAAGACGCCGATATACTGGTGGCCTTTTTGAACGAAGGTATATCGCCTGCTAACTATCAGCGACTCGATCAGTCCTATAACCTTGAAGACCTTATCAAAAAGCGGACCGACGCAGTTAGCGCCTATGTGACCAACGAGCCCTGGCAAATGCGGCAAAAGGGGGTGGCTCCAATGGTCATTTCCCCCATGGTCTATGGCGTGGATTTTTACAGCGATTGTCTGTTTACCACAGAAATGGAAATTGAACATCATCCCAACCGGGTGCAAAAATTTTTACAAGCCTCACTGCTTGGTTGGGAATACGCCATGGATCATCCCCAGGAAATTATTGACTTACTTGTGGGACGGTACTCGGTAAATAAAACAAAAGAACATCTTCAATACGAAGCCCGGGAAATTAGAAAAATTATGATGCCTGATCTTGTTGAAATCGGACACATGAATCCGGGACGATGGCAGCACATCAAGCAAACATATGAAAAGCTGGAATTGATTGATGCCGATTTTCCACTGGATGGATTTCTTTATAGTCCTCACGATAAGCCGGACTATAAACAGATCAAACAGATTTTCTTTGTTGCAATGGGCGTCATTGCTTTATTTGCTGTCTGCAGCGTGGTCTTATTTTTATTTAACCGGAAATTGGCAGCAGAGGTTAAAGAACGAAAGCAGGCCCAAAAAGAGATCGCAATGCAAAAGGAAAGGGCTGAACAATATCTGCATGTGGCAACGGTTATGTTTGTAACCCTTGATGTTGACGGTAAAATCAATATGGTCAATGAGAAGGCCTGCGCCATATTGGAATGCAACAAAGAAGACATTATCGGCCAGGACTGGTTTGACATGTTTGTGCCTAAATCTGTGCAACATGATGTTCAGGGTGTGTTCAAAAATATGATTAATGGCAATATCTGCGGTCCGGAGTATTACGAAAATGAAATCATAACCTCAAAAGGGGAAATAAAATATATTGCCTGGCATAATACTACGGTCAGGGATGACCACGGGAAAATTGTCAGCGTGCTTTGTTCCGGTGAAGATCTTTCTGAAAAACGGAAGCTGCAGGACCAGCTTATCCAGTCACAAAAAATGGAATCAATCGGCAGACTTGCCGGTGGTATTGCCCATGAGTTCAACAACATCCTTACAATCATTATCATTAATAATGAAATGAATATGCGAGAGCTGTCCGATTTAAGCCCGGCCCGGCGGCGTGCAAAAAGAATCGAGGTTGCCGGGATGCGGGGCAGAGATGTCGTGAAACAGCTTTTGACCTTCAGCAGGCAGGATAACCTTACCCAACAGCTCACTGACCTGAGATCTCTTGTGCAAGGGGCCATGGAACTTATCCGCTCTTCAACGCCGACGAATATCGAGATTCAACTGAACATCGCAAAAAAAATTTACCCCATTTTTGGCAATGGGACGCAGATCAACCAGGTAATAATCAATTTATGTAGAAATGCAATTGATGCAATGCCCGATAGAGGAGGTGTTTTAACGGTGGAGCTGCTTAACGAAATCGTGGAAAATAATTTTGTCAGACCCCACCCCTCCTTAGAGCCAGGCAAATATGCAAAATTAGTGGTTAATGACAATGGCCTCGGAATGGACGAGAATACTCTGGAACGAGTGTTTGAACCATACTATACAACAAAACCAATCGGCAAGGGAAACGGTATAGGGTTAGCGATTGTCCATGGGATTATCAAAAGACATAAAGGTTTTATAGATGTCCATAGTCAGTTGGGCCGGGGAACGACGTTCACGCTTTTTTTTCCGGCTTATGAAGCAAGTCGGCCGGAGCAGGAGAACCAAGAGCAAAAGACGTCCCGCACCTGA
- a CDS encoding ATP-binding cassette domain-containing protein has product MNKTIINVRHLFAGYNNNAIMEDLNFDIQSGEVFVILGGSGCGKSTVLKHMIGLVPPVSGQVFIHDEDITTARGKARNRLLAGIGVAFQNGALFGSMTVLENIMLPLMEFTDLPREAIEAIARVKLDLVDMGHALYLLPDELSGGMKKRAAIARAMALDPPILFLDEPSAGLDPLTSAELDRLILELAGSLKITFVIVTHELESILTISDRVIMLSKEEKGIIAQGDPKKLKADPSNPYVYNFFNRNP; this is encoded by the coding sequence ATGAACAAAACGATTATCAATGTCCGGCACCTGTTTGCCGGGTACAACAACAACGCCATTATGGAAGATCTCAACTTTGATATCCAAAGTGGTGAGGTGTTTGTTATTCTCGGTGGGTCCGGCTGCGGTAAAAGCACGGTGCTCAAACACATGATCGGCCTGGTGCCGCCGGTGTCCGGCCAGGTCTTCATCCATGACGAAGACATAACAACCGCCCGGGGAAAGGCGCGCAACCGTCTGCTTGCCGGCATTGGCGTAGCGTTCCAGAACGGCGCGCTGTTCGGCTCCATGACCGTGCTGGAGAATATCATGCTGCCCCTGATGGAGTTCACGGATCTTCCCCGGGAAGCCATTGAAGCCATTGCCCGGGTCAAACTCGATCTGGTTGACATGGGGCATGCCCTTTATCTTCTGCCCGACGAGTTGAGCGGGGGCATGAAAAAAAGAGCAGCCATTGCCAGGGCCATGGCCCTGGATCCGCCCATCCTCTTTCTGGACGAGCCATCTGCCGGGCTGGACCCCTTAACTTCCGCCGAACTGGACCGTCTGATTCTGGAACTGGCAGGCTCCCTTAAAATCACATTTGTCATTGTCACCCATGAACTTGAAAGCATTCTGACCATTTCCGACCGGGTTATCATGCTGAGCAAAGAGGAAAAAGGCATCATTGCCCAGGGTGATCCCAAAAAGCTCAAAGCAGATCCATCAAACCCATATGTATATAATTTTTTTAACCGGAACCCATAA
- a CDS encoding DMT family transporter encodes MGSTFALACAFFWAFAVILFKKAGESFSPIALNIYKSVVAMVLIGLTMLVMGIPFFPDVELRVWWVLVLSGLFGITLADIFYFSALNRLGAGMVAVVECLYLPCVLGFSYILLGERMGILGIIGSGLVLCAILVGAVPLKDLKPGAIRKNSNLSGLCAGFLAMMFMALGIVIAKDVLDQADVFWATFIRVTAGVLGLVPIVLCHPERMRFAQELKFSKAWLNAFPATVSGNYIALLLWVAGMKYTTASRAGVLNQMSTIFLFILATVWLKEKMTAQRLAAILLAVAGAYLVIFN; translated from the coding sequence ATGGGGTCTACCTTTGCTCTGGCATGTGCATTTTTCTGGGCTTTTGCCGTTATCCTGTTTAAAAAAGCAGGGGAAAGCTTCTCGCCCATTGCCCTGAACATTTATAAAAGTGTTGTGGCCATGGTCCTGATCGGTCTGACCATGCTCGTGATGGGCATCCCTTTTTTCCCCGATGTGGAACTGCGTGTATGGTGGGTTCTTGTCCTGTCGGGATTATTCGGCATTACCCTGGCCGACATATTTTACTTTTCCGCCTTGAACCGCCTGGGTGCCGGCATGGTGGCGGTGGTGGAATGCCTGTATCTGCCCTGCGTTCTCGGATTTTCTTATATTCTTTTAGGCGAACGCATGGGAATTTTGGGAATCATCGGCAGTGGCCTGGTCCTTTGTGCCATACTGGTGGGTGCTGTTCCCCTAAAGGATTTAAAACCCGGAGCCATACGCAAAAATTCAAATCTATCGGGGCTTTGCGCAGGATTCCTTGCCATGATGTTCATGGCACTGGGCATTGTGATTGCCAAGGATGTGCTGGACCAGGCCGATGTCTTCTGGGCCACCTTTATCAGGGTAACGGCCGGGGTACTCGGTCTTGTGCCTATTGTACTGTGCCACCCGGAACGAATGCGGTTTGCCCAAGAGCTTAAATTTTCAAAAGCCTGGCTCAATGCCTTTCCGGCAACGGTGAGCGGCAACTATATTGCCCTGCTGCTCTGGGTGGCGGGGATGAAATACACCACCGCGTCCAGGGCCGGCGTCCTAAACCAGATGTCCACCATCTTTCTTTTTATCCTGGCCACGGTGTGGCTTAAGGAAAAAATGACGGCCCAGCGGCTGGCCGCAATTTTACTAGCAGTCGCCGGGGCATATCTTGTAATTTTTAATTGA
- a CDS encoding MlaE family lipid ABC transporter permease subunit, which yields MPELNIETVSQTTVMLFSGRLDAQGVARLWDTAVKTVKKTGQGKIRIDLESVDYMDMAGATFISHLSRLAGSTPAEQSDFVTGVKKEFAPLLDLSQKSKNEALSPPPKVSYIEKTGKNMATSLEDTKMFITMIGEITVALFSCLKNPSRVRWADTWMVAERSGVNALPIVALISFIVGLVMAFQAAIPMRMFGAEIYVANLIGIGMIRELGPLMTAIVLAGRSASAFAAEIGTMKINEEIDALTVMGMEPVRFLIVPRVIAATLITPLLTVFSNFVGIIGGMVVILSFGYPPIAYYNQVVGFVSWEDLAGGLVKCFVFGLLIAATGCIRGYQTLRGPSAVGDATTRAVVSSIILIAVFDGVFSIIYFYLGI from the coding sequence TTGCCCGAGCTAAACATTGAAACCGTAAGCCAGACAACGGTAATGCTTTTTTCAGGACGTCTGGATGCCCAGGGTGTGGCCCGGTTATGGGATACCGCAGTTAAAACGGTTAAAAAAACAGGCCAGGGAAAAATCCGGATAGACCTTGAATCCGTTGATTACATGGACATGGCTGGTGCCACCTTTATCTCCCATTTAAGCCGTCTGGCGGGCAGCACGCCGGCAGAACAATCCGACTTCGTGACCGGCGTCAAAAAAGAGTTCGCCCCTCTTCTGGATCTGTCCCAAAAATCAAAAAACGAGGCATTATCCCCGCCGCCGAAGGTATCCTACATTGAAAAAACCGGCAAAAATATGGCCACCTCCCTTGAAGATACCAAAATGTTTATCACCATGATTGGAGAGATCACGGTCGCCTTGTTTTCGTGCTTAAAAAATCCAAGCCGTGTCCGGTGGGCCGACACCTGGATGGTGGCGGAACGCTCCGGGGTCAACGCACTGCCCATTGTGGCACTGATTTCATTCATCGTAGGCCTGGTTATGGCATTCCAGGCCGCCATTCCCATGCGTATGTTCGGCGCGGAAATATATGTGGCCAACCTCATCGGCATTGGCATGATCAGGGAGCTTGGGCCCCTGATGACCGCCATTGTGCTGGCCGGCCGCTCCGCATCCGCCTTTGCCGCAGAAATCGGCACCATGAAGATCAACGAAGAAATTGACGCGCTCACTGTCATGGGCATGGAGCCAGTCAGGTTTCTCATCGTACCAAGGGTCATTGCCGCTACCCTGATCACACCGCTGCTCACGGTTTTCTCCAATTTTGTGGGCATCATTGGCGGCATGGTTGTCATTCTTTCCTTTGGCTACCCACCCATTGCCTATTACAACCAGGTGGTTGGATTTGTCTCCTGGGAGGATCTTGCCGGCGGCCTTGTCAAATGTTTTGTATTTGGTCTTCTCATTGCCGCCACCGGTTGCATCCGGGGATATCAGACATTGCGGGGACCTTCTGCCGTGGGCGATGCGACCACAAGGGCTGTGGTATCCTCCATTATTTTAATTGCTGTTTTTGACGGCGTTTTTTCCATAATTTACTTTTATCTGGGCATATGA